Proteins from one Gasterosteus aculeatus chromosome 11, fGasAcu3.hap1.1, whole genome shotgun sequence genomic window:
- the arl5c gene encoding putative ADP-ribosylation factor-like protein 5C, which yields MGFLLTKMMAVFGDREHKVIIVGLDNAGKTTILYQFLTKEAVHTSPTIGSNVEEITVRKTHFLVWDIGGQESLRASWYSYYCNTEIVILVVDSTDRERLTLTKEELHRMLAHEDLQNAAVLILANKQDVKGSMTATEISQCLTLDSISSHSWHVQACCALTGEGLPASLDWMTSRVRAK from the exons AGCACAAAGTCATCATTGTGGGTTTGGACAACGCTGGAAAGACCACCATCCTCTATCAGTT tctgacaAAGGAAGCCGTTCACACATCACCAACCATCGGCAGCAACGTGGAGGAGATCACTGTACGCAAGACACACTTCTTGGTTTGGGACATCGGGGGACAGGAGAGCCTTCGAGCCAGCTGGTACTCCTACTACTGCAACACAGAG ATCGTCATCCTGGTGGTGGACAGCACCGACCGGGAACGTCTCACCCTCACCAAAGAAGAACTGCATCGGATGCTCGCACACGAG GATCTGCAGAACGCAGCCGTTCTTATTCTGGCCAACAAGCAGGACGTGAAGGGCTCGATGACGGCGACGGAGATCTCCCAGTGCCTCACGCTGGACTCCATCTCCTCACATTCCTGGCACGTCCAAGCCTGCTGCGCCCTGACGGGAGAGGG TCTACCTGCCAGTCTGGACTGGATGACGTCTCGGGTCCGCGCGAAGTAG
- the LOC120828354 gene encoding plexin domain-containing protein 1 isoform X1, with protein sequence MCLSLVILFLCVFKTELARVWVQHQTDNCYSVTSRLHGESSGADSHPHRVQRSSSGPSKISRAVLGGGLTIDTLPDNMTRVVEDSGKYYTWRSFGPEDQRTEELWVDMSDVRHGQVRVHGILSNSYKQAVKVALSFDFPFYGHYLRQITIATGGFIFTGDITHRLLTATQYIAPLMANFDPSYSKESTVQYLDNGEVFVVQWERVRLSGKESEGAFTFQASLYKTGAIAFSYRDMPLSLDGIGSAEHPVKAGLSDAFMVTQPSPQSPDAQRRTIYEYHRVEIDSTNITSLSAIEFTPLPTCLQHAGCELCLSSTQTTGCSWCNVLQRCSNGVDRHRQEWLDYACSKESKNATCEDYSRGDGSNGSSTSAEMEDVSSLTPLQKGRDDETKNVVFKTGKDVRTDSSTKSDGWSNTGVIAGVAAVLVLLLALILVALYIHSHAAAPRLHFIQRRKDYWPALKFQKQHPAYTEVEGEGHEKDSIVEAGSC encoded by the exons ATGTGTTTGAGTTTGGTGATACTTTTCCTCTGTGTCTTCAAAACAGAGCTGGCAAGAGTTTGGGTTCAACATCAAACAG ACAATTGTTACAGCGTGACGTCGAGGCTGCACGGAGAGTCAAGTGGAGCCGACAGTCATCCCCACAGAGTGCAGCGGTCATCTTCAGGCCCCTCCAAAATAAGCAGGGCGGTCCTGGGTGGAGGACTAACCATCGACACCTTGCCAGACAACATGACACGTGTAGTG GAGGATTCTGGGAAGTACTACACATGGCGTTCCTTTGGTCCAGAAGATCAGCGCACAGAGGAGCTCTGGGTGGACATGAGCGACGTCCGGCATGGCCAAGTGAGAGTGCACGGCATTCTGTCAAACTCATACAAGCAGGCTGTG AAGGTTGCCCTGTCATTTGACTTTCCTTTTTACGGACATTACCTGAGGCAGATCACAATAGCAACTGgag GCTTTATCTTCACAGGGGACATTACTCACCGGTTGCTGACGGCAACACAGTACATCGCCCCCCTGATGGCTAATTTTGACCCCAGCTACTCTAAAGAATCCACTGTGCAGTACCTGGATAATG gGGAGGTGTTTGTAGTCCAGTGGGAGCGGGTAAGACTCTCCGGAAAAGAGTCAGAAGGGGCCTTCACGTTTCAGGCTTCACTTTACAAAACAGGAGCCATCGCATTCAGCTACCGAGAT ATGCCGCTGTCATTGGATGGAATTGGTTCCGCTGAGCATCCGGTGAAGGCCGGTCTGTCCGATGCCTTCATGGTCACGCAACCTTCTCCTCAATCCCCAG ATGCCCAACGGCGGACAATTTATGAGTACCACCGGGTTGAAATTGACTCTACAAACATCACCTCCTTATCTGCCATTGAGTTCACTCCACTGCCTA cTTGCCTGCAGCATGCCGGCTGCGAGCTTTGCCTCTCGTCCACACAAACCACCGGTTGTAGCTGGTGCAACGTACTCCAAAG GTGTTCAAATGGCGTGGATAGACACAGGCAAGAATGGTTGGACTACGCCTGTTCAAAAGAG AGCAAAAATGCGACTTGTGAGGATTACTCGAGGGGTGACGGCTCCAATGGTTCCTCTACCTCAGCAGAGATGGAGGACGtgtcctcactgactcctctcCAAAAAGGTCGTGATG ATGAGAccaaaaatgttgtatttaagACTGGCAAAG ACGTGAGGACCGATTCTTCAACCAAGAGTGACGGGTGGTCCAACACCGGAGTGATAGCCGGTGTAGCAGCTGTGCTGGTGTTACTTTTGGCCTTGATACTTGTAGCTCTGTACATCCACTCCCATGCTGCTGCACCCCGACTGCACTTCATCCAG CGACGCAAGGATTACTGGCCGGCGTTGAAGTTTCAGAAGCAACACCCTGCGTACACAGAAGTGGAAGGAGAAGGTCATGAAAAAGACAGCATTGTTGAAGCCGGTTCATGTTGA
- the LOC120828354 gene encoding plexin domain-containing protein 1 isoform X2, whose product MCLSLVILFLCVFKTELARVWVQHQTDNCYSVTSRLHGESSGADSHPHRVQRSSSGPSKISRAVLGGGLTIDTLPDNMTRVVEDSGKYYTWRSFGPEDQRTEELWVDMSDVRHGQVRVHGILSNSYKQAVKVALSFDFPFYGHYLRQITIATGGFIFTGDITHRLLTATQYIAPLMANFDPSYSKESTVQYLDNGEVFVVQWERVRLSGKESEGAFTFQASLYKTGAIAFSYRDMPLSLDGIGSAEHPVKAGLSDAFMVTQPSPQSPDAQRRTIYEYHRVEIDSTNITSLSAIEFTPLPTCLQHAGCELCLSSTQTTGCSWCNVLQRCSNGVDRHRQEWLDYACSKESKNATCEDYSRGDGSNGSSTSAEMEDVSSLTPLQKDETKNVVFKTGKDVRTDSSTKSDGWSNTGVIAGVAAVLVLLLALILVALYIHSHAAAPRLHFIQRRKDYWPALKFQKQHPAYTEVEGEGHEKDSIVEAGSC is encoded by the exons ATGTGTTTGAGTTTGGTGATACTTTTCCTCTGTGTCTTCAAAACAGAGCTGGCAAGAGTTTGGGTTCAACATCAAACAG ACAATTGTTACAGCGTGACGTCGAGGCTGCACGGAGAGTCAAGTGGAGCCGACAGTCATCCCCACAGAGTGCAGCGGTCATCTTCAGGCCCCTCCAAAATAAGCAGGGCGGTCCTGGGTGGAGGACTAACCATCGACACCTTGCCAGACAACATGACACGTGTAGTG GAGGATTCTGGGAAGTACTACACATGGCGTTCCTTTGGTCCAGAAGATCAGCGCACAGAGGAGCTCTGGGTGGACATGAGCGACGTCCGGCATGGCCAAGTGAGAGTGCACGGCATTCTGTCAAACTCATACAAGCAGGCTGTG AAGGTTGCCCTGTCATTTGACTTTCCTTTTTACGGACATTACCTGAGGCAGATCACAATAGCAACTGgag GCTTTATCTTCACAGGGGACATTACTCACCGGTTGCTGACGGCAACACAGTACATCGCCCCCCTGATGGCTAATTTTGACCCCAGCTACTCTAAAGAATCCACTGTGCAGTACCTGGATAATG gGGAGGTGTTTGTAGTCCAGTGGGAGCGGGTAAGACTCTCCGGAAAAGAGTCAGAAGGGGCCTTCACGTTTCAGGCTTCACTTTACAAAACAGGAGCCATCGCATTCAGCTACCGAGAT ATGCCGCTGTCATTGGATGGAATTGGTTCCGCTGAGCATCCGGTGAAGGCCGGTCTGTCCGATGCCTTCATGGTCACGCAACCTTCTCCTCAATCCCCAG ATGCCCAACGGCGGACAATTTATGAGTACCACCGGGTTGAAATTGACTCTACAAACATCACCTCCTTATCTGCCATTGAGTTCACTCCACTGCCTA cTTGCCTGCAGCATGCCGGCTGCGAGCTTTGCCTCTCGTCCACACAAACCACCGGTTGTAGCTGGTGCAACGTACTCCAAAG GTGTTCAAATGGCGTGGATAGACACAGGCAAGAATGGTTGGACTACGCCTGTTCAAAAGAG AGCAAAAATGCGACTTGTGAGGATTACTCGAGGGGTGACGGCTCCAATGGTTCCTCTACCTCAGCAGAGATGGAGGACGtgtcctcactgactcctctcCAAAAAG ATGAGAccaaaaatgttgtatttaagACTGGCAAAG ACGTGAGGACCGATTCTTCAACCAAGAGTGACGGGTGGTCCAACACCGGAGTGATAGCCGGTGTAGCAGCTGTGCTGGTGTTACTTTTGGCCTTGATACTTGTAGCTCTGTACATCCACTCCCATGCTGCTGCACCCCGACTGCACTTCATCCAG CGACGCAAGGATTACTGGCCGGCGTTGAAGTTTCAGAAGCAACACCCTGCGTACACAGAAGTGGAAGGAGAAGGTCATGAAAAAGACAGCATTGTTGAAGCCGGTTCATGTTGA
- the lasp1 gene encoding LIM and SH3 domain protein 1, translated as MNPICSRCEQVVYPTEKVNCLDKYWHKGCFSCEICKMTLNMKNYKGFGKKPYCNAHYPRTHFTAVADTPENRRLKEQSKIQSQVHYREDFEKNKGKGFSVVADTPEMQRIKKSQEQISNIKYHEDFDKKKTMGDLPPMQPSNASQAAYQQPAAAKNFNYDPVPEPVQAAAPPPSTGKRYRAVYDYVAADDDEVSFVDGDVIADVQQIDEGWMYGRVERTGSLGMLPSNYVEAI; from the exons ATGAATCCGATTTGTAGCAGATGTGAACAAGTCGTTTACCCCACGGAAAAAGTGAATTGTCTGGACAAG TACTGGCATAAAGGATGCTTCAGCTGCGAGATCTGCAAAATGACTCTTAACATGAAGAATTACAAAGGCTTTGGGAAGAAACCATACTGCAATGC acACTATCCCAGGACACACTTCACCGCTGTGGCCGACACTCCAGAGAACCGCCGCCTCAAAGAGCAGAGCAAGATACAGAGCCAg GTTCACTACAGGGAGGATTTTGAGAAGAATAAAGGGAAAGGGTTCAGCGTGGTTGCAGACACGCCAGAGATGCAGAGAATTAAGAAATCGCAGGAACAAATCAGCAAT ATAAAGTACCATGAGGACTTTGACAAGAAGAAGACTATGGGAGATCTCCCACCCATGCAGCCGAGCAACGCCAGCCAAG CCGCTTACCAGCAGCCTGCAGCCGCTAAGAACTTCAACTATGATCCCGTTCCTGAACCAGTGCAGGCCGCCGCCCCGCCTCCCAGTACAGGG AAGCGGTACCGGGCCGTGTACGACTACGTCGCGGCCGATGACGACGAGGTGTCCTTCGTGGACGGAGACGTGATCGCAGACGTGCAGCAGATCGACGAGGGCTGGATGTACGGCCGCGTGGAGCGCACCGGCAGTCTGGGCATGCTGCCCTCCAACTACGTGGAGGCCATCTGA